CCAGGCGCGAGGAGATGAGGCCGATGCCATCCTCGGCATAGAGGGCGGAGGTGAACAGCATCGTGTTCATGCCGCGCTCGCGGTAATTGTAGGATGCCTGGAGCAAGATGGTCGATTTGCCGGCGTTCATCGCGGCATAGGAGAAGTAGAGCTTTGCCATTGGGGCCTTCCGTTATCGCCCCGTTGTGCCGCAGGCAGCCGGGCTGCGCGACTGGGAATCGCGGGAAGCGCACAAAAAAAGACCGCCGGGCGAGGGCGGCCTAAAAGCCGGGCGAGGCCGGCGAATAGGAACGCGGGGTTGGCGGCCGCGTTCAGGAGCCAGGGCTCACAGGTTGGGCGGGGTGAGCCGGGCGGGTCCGGAGCCAATGGGGGTTGGCCGGGACAGTGCGACGGTATTGGCGTTGTGTGACGTCGCAGTGACGGGGCTGTGACGGCCACGAGATTTTCGTGAGGCAGGAATGGGACTAGCGCGGCAGGGTGAGCCTGGCGCGCAGGCCGCCCATTTCGCTGTCCTCGAGGGTCAGCGTGCCGTTGTGGTTGCGGGCCGTGGTCAGGGCGATGGCGAGGCCGAGTCCGAAGCCTTCGTGGGATTCCGAGCGGGAGGAATCGCCGCGCATGAAGGGCTGGAGCATCTGCTCGCGCTGGTCGGCGGGAATGCCCGGACCATTATCCTCGATATCGATGATGAGGGGGCCGTCGGCATTGGCCGCGAGGGTTATCCGGCATTGGGTGCCGTGATGAAGGGCGTTCTCGATGAGATTGGTGACGGCGCGGCGGAAGGCCTCCTCGCGAATGCGGGCGGTGACGTGGGCGGGGCCACGATAGTCCACGGCCTTGCCGGTATCGGTGTAGTCATCGCTGAGTGCCTGGAGGAAGGACGCGAGGTCGACGCGCTCGAGCGGAGGCAGCGCGCTCGGGTCGCGCAGGAGGGAGAGCACGGCGTTGATCATGTCAGTCATCTGCGCCAGGTCGCGCAGGATGGCTTCGCGGGTGACGTCGTCGGGAATGAATTCGGCGCGCAGGCGCATGCGGGTCACGGGCGTGCGCAGGTCGTGGCCGACGGCGGTCAGCATCATGGTGCGGTTCTTGACCAGCGAGTCGATGCGGTCGCGCATGCGGTTGAGGGCGATGGCAACGGTGCGTAATTCCGCCGGGCCGGTCTCGGGCAGCGCGTCGTGGTCGCCATCGGGCGTGTATTCGGCCACGGCCTGGGCGAAATTGCGCAGGCGGGTCGAGAGGACGCGGGTGGCCCAGACGAGGAGGGCGATGGCGCCGATGGCCGCGAAGATCAGCGTATTGGTGCGCGGGTTGAGGAGTGGCGGGGTGGGCGCGGAGAAGGGGAGATTGACGCGCAGGTGCATCTCGTCGGGCAGGGCGACGGTGACCGTACGCGGCTCGCTGCCGGTATGCGGATCGACGGTGGCGATGATGTCTTCGCCGAGGTCTCGGGTGAGGAAATCGGGGGCGGTCTCGCCGCCGGGTACGATCATCGGCGTGCCCGCGCCGCCAATGATGCTCAGGTCGATATCCGGATTGGAGCGGTTGGCGGCGGCGACGATGAGCTGGCGCTCTTCCATGCCGGGGGCATCGGCGATGAGGCGGATGATGGCGGCGATCGAGCGGGCCTGCATGCGCAGGTTCTCATCGGGATTGTGCCGGGTGTCGGTGAGGTTGACGAGGGCCAGGGCGATCAACTGACTCAAAGCCACAGTGGCCAGCAGCAGGAGGACGATCTGTCCGGAAATGCCGTTGGGCCAGAGGGATTTGAGGGCCTTGATCATAGTTCCGAAACGTCGGGGGCGAAGCTGTAGCCGGAGGACCGCACGGTGAGGAGGATGACCGGATCGCGCGGGTCCTTCTCGATCTTCTGGCGCAAACGCGACACAAGGATGTCAACGCTGCGGCCGGACGAGCCATTTTCGCGGCCCTGGGTGAGATCGATGATCTCCTCGCGCGAGAGGACGCGGCCGGCCTGCTCGCAGAAGACCTGCAGCAGGTCGAATTCGGCGGAGGTCAGCGTGACGCGCGAGCCGGTGGGGTCGAGCAGGCGGCGGGCCTGAATATCGAGCTGCCAGCCATCGAACGCGTAGCCGCGGACCGCCTTGCTGGCGGGCTGCGGCTCACCGGTGTGGCGGCGGAGCACGGCGCGGATGCGGGCCAGCAGTTCGCGCGGGTTGAAGGGTTTGCCGACATAGTCGTCCGCGCCCATTTCGAGCCCGATGATGCGCTCGATATCGTCGGAGAGGGCCGTCAACAGGATGATCGGGATGTTGGAGGTGGCGCGGAGGCGGCGGCAGATGGTGAGGCCATCTTCGCCCGGCAACATGCGATCGAGAACGATGAGGCTGATAGACTGATCCTTGAGGATCCTGTCCATCTCGCGACCGTCGGTGGCAACGCTGACGCGCAGGCCGTTGAGTTCAAGGAACTGGGCTACCAGATCGCGGATCTGCCGGTCGTCTTCGACCACGAGGATGTGCGGCGTCTTCATATGCCTTGGGTAGCGCAGAGGACCGGATTTGATAAGAGGTAGAATTGCCTCAAGAGGTTTGTGCAAGCGGCTCGCGGCGTGAAAGCGCCGGGATCGACTCGACCAGCACGATAGCCGCGAAGATCATGGCGGCACCGGCATAGCCGAGTGCGGGCAGACGCTCGCCCAGGATCAGGAAGCCGCCCAGTGCGGCAAAGAGGCTTTCGGCCGAAAGGATGATGGCGGCATTGGACGGCGGAACGTGCCGCTGCGCCACGGCCTGGAGCGTGAAGGCGACGGCGGTCGAGAGCAGTCCGGCATAGAGGATCTGCACCCAGCCCCCGGAAAGCGCGGCAAGGGTCGGCGCTTCGAAGGCGAAGGCGCCGCCGGTGGCGACAAGTCCCGAAGAGAGGAAGCAGATGGCCGAAACGAAGATGGGCAGGCCCGTCCGATTGGCGACGTAGCCGAGCATCAGCACCTGGATGGCCCAGAAGAAGGCGCTGCAGACGACCAGTGCATCGCCCTGGTTGAACATGTCGAGCCCGCCGCCATTGAGGTAGTAGACGCCGATGAGGGCCAGGGGCG
The sequence above is a segment of the Paradevosia shaoguanensis genome. Coding sequences within it:
- a CDS encoding ATP-binding protein produces the protein MIKALKSLWPNGISGQIVLLLLATVALSQLIALALVNLTDTRHNPDENLRMQARSIAAIIRLIADAPGMEERQLIVAAANRSNPDIDLSIIGGAGTPMIVPGGETAPDFLTRDLGEDIIATVDPHTGSEPRTVTVALPDEMHLRVNLPFSAPTPPLLNPRTNTLIFAAIGAIALLVWATRVLSTRLRNFAQAVAEYTPDGDHDALPETGPAELRTVAIALNRMRDRIDSLVKNRTMMLTAVGHDLRTPVTRMRLRAEFIPDDVTREAILRDLAQMTDMINAVLSLLRDPSALPPLERVDLASFLQALSDDYTDTGKAVDYRGPAHVTARIREEAFRRAVTNLIENALHHGTQCRITLAANADGPLIIDIEDNGPGIPADQREQMLQPFMRGDSSRSESHEGFGLGLAIALTTARNHNGTLTLEDSEMGGLRARLTLPR
- a CDS encoding response regulator produces the protein MKTPHILVVEDDRQIRDLVAQFLELNGLRVSVATDGREMDRILKDQSISLIVLDRMLPGEDGLTICRRLRATSNIPIILLTALSDDIERIIGLEMGADDYVGKPFNPRELLARIRAVLRRHTGEPQPASKAVRGYAFDGWQLDIQARRLLDPTGSRVTLTSAEFDLLQVFCEQAGRVLSREEIIDLTQGRENGSSGRSVDILVSRLRQKIEKDPRDPVILLTVRSSGYSFAPDVSEL
- a CDS encoding DMT family transporter; translation: MPRPIAVLLLLVTTLLWGMAFVAQKSAMDSMGPLTFTSARYLLGGLAVLPLAIWEYSRRKHDIAKVDWWLIALLSAAFFLGSWLQQWGLTMTTVTNGGFLTSLYVLLVPLIGLIVLRHWPHPVVWLCTPLALIGVYYLNGGGLDMFNQGDALVVCSAFFWAIQVLMLGYVANRTGLPIFVSAICFLSSGLVATGGAFAFEAPTLAALSGGWVQILYAGLLSTAVAFTLQAVAQRHVPPSNAAIILSAESLFAALGGFLILGERLPALGYAGAAMIFAAIVLVESIPALSRREPLAQTS